Genomic DNA from Theobroma cacao cultivar B97-61/B2 chromosome 3, Criollo_cocoa_genome_V2, whole genome shotgun sequence:
TAACAAAAGTAAGTTTCAGTTCCTAACAGACAGCAGCTTGGAAAGGCAGAAAAAACTAAAACGACCTCCTTTTATTCTGTTGTTGTTCACTGTTCTTCTTCTCAACTTGCTCTGAGAGAAACAGCGTCAGTTCGATGCATTGGTGACTACAATGGCCGATTCTGAGGTAAAATCTCTAGTACCCTTCTATATAtctagttttttttcttcttttcctttttttgtgtgaattttaaactgttttttttgtctttttgggGGTTTTTGTTAAAAAGAGTTGATTTTGATCTTTTTATTGGTTCAACATGAGTATACTCCATGTGGGTTTCGTTTGACGTTTTCAGTTTTggtctttttttaaaaaagaaattgacgGCTTTGAAGAAGGCTTATGCCGAAATAATTCTGAACACGGCCAAAGAGGCGGCGGCGAGGATAATGGTGTCGGAGAGAAAGGCTCTCCGGTATCAGCAGGAGCTGTTCGCGGCGAAAGATGAGGCGTTGCGTATGTTGCTTAGGTTGAAACAGATGTTGGATGCGAAGGTAACTGTTGGTTTTTGATTGTTGTTGTTTGGCTTTGTGTCTGATGATGCTTCGGTGCGGTTAtcatgaattttctttttttcactgTTATCTGTTTTGTAACCTGGGTTTTCTCTCTATACTTGTTTTTTGGTGATGGATGTTTTTgatgtttgattgaatttatttGGTTGCTTTTATTGTCAATTTGCTGCGTGGATTGTGAAGAGCTAGTTTGTAACAAATATGTTGTTTTGATTCATCTATTTGTTACAAACATTCTACACGGTGAAGTGAGCTTGAAGAGACGCAACTTGTGAACTGgaattacatttttaactaTGAATTTGTTTGCTGTTATTTGTTAACAATTGTATTTGCTTTGCTCGGAATGGTTTGCTTTGATAGGAGGTTATCCATCAATGAAGCTAACACcatttagttttttttgttaaatatttataGGCTTTATGGGAAGACGAATGTATCTATTCATGCAAATTAACCGGTTTATGTGCATAAGAATCACCCAAATCTTGTCATGGTGAAAGTGTTAAAGTAGGGTGCATAAAACTTATTTGGTCTAGTAGATTCAAGCAACTAATCGAGGTTGCATGTTTCAACTTTTGTTAGACAGTTCCACTATAGTTATCTCTTGGTTGGTGTTTGTTTTGTCCATGTAGCTTTTGTTCTGTGTCACTCAAACCAGCTATGATTGTAGGAGATGTCTGACTTTTATAactcaaattttcataaaCCTTTCCTTATATTTGAAGGGCCATACCCTTATACATATGCCCATTCAAGGTATctgatatgtatatatatcatgGTTATGCCTGAGAAAATGAGTTAGTCAGTGCAATTTAGCCAATACTGAACACACATCATAACTCGCTCTGTGCTATGATTGTAGGTTAATGAAGCAGAGATGATATCCTTGAATCAACAGAAAAGAATTGAAGAGCTTGAAGCACAACTGGGGGAAGCTGAGGATATAGTTAGAGATCTTAGAACAGAATTGAGAGAAGCACAGGATGAGTTGGAGAAGCTGACAAAAGACAGAGTGCAGTGTTTGGGCAAACAAAAGTCAAAATATGATCTTGCTGCTTCTGTAGAGATATCTCAGGAAAATGGAATCAACAATTTTGGGTCTGCCAGATCTTCTTCACCTGATGCGGAAAATGATTTTGTGACAGTTTCTGACATCAAGAATTCAGTTCTGAACGGAACATATGTGGGTAATAAGTGTTCTTGTACTGATAATTGCTATGTTTGTAACCCTGATTTTGCCTCCATAGTAATGAGACGCAAAGAACCTGACCTGTATAGAAATGGGTGCACTCAGAGGATTCGTGCACTTGAAAGGATTTGTGCAAAGAATGAAAAAACTAGAGAAGGTGAAGAAAGTAGAGATATGCATACAAAACTTTCGCTGAGAGCTGACATGCGTAGACCAGAGGAAAAAACAGATGAGTTGAAAGTGATGCAAAGTGATGCATACAACATTATCCAAGTTCTTCCTCTTAGTCCTTTTCacaggaaaaggaaaagagctGCTagatataagaaaaataaagtgcCCTCATCCATGAATATTTCTGATCAGGTTGTAGCAACGTGTCAAGAATCTGATATATTTTGCTCCGAAAGTTTTTCACTTGCTGTTGCTGATAATGCTCAATCTGGGGAAAATTCTAGGATCTTTGAACATGATGCTCAGAAGGGTCTTCATTCTCCTTCAATCCCTAGATCACCTTCAGATGCAGCTAAAGGAATTACTCAATCAAGACATGAAGATGTTGGAAAGGATGATGTGGAGTTTGTAAAAGCTTGTGATTTCCAGAATGACAAAAACAATGATAAATTGCTGACAGACAAAAAGGAGCTGACAAGACAGGAAAGTGGATCTGCTAACAATTCAGGGGTTCCATCTTGCAAAATGGAGCTTGAGATGGTTGGCATGTCTGCAGTAAACTTGGATGTTAAAGTGTCTGAAATAACTGAAGGGTCTTCTACTCAACCTGTAAATAATAAGTTTCTCATGTACACGTTTAAAAGAAAGCGGAAGAAGGAGTTGATGAGCAGCCCTGATAGAGATTCCTCACTTGATGATGGCATTTCACCGAGGAATACAGAGGAGAAACAAAACGGCTTGCTAGACGCAGAAAAGTCCACATTGTTAACTGAATCATCTCGAGACAGCCGGCGCCTAGCACAGGTTGCTCATCAGGTTGGTTATCAATTATCATAAGTGCTTCTTTACATGCATTATGTTTGTGCATGGACTGGCGTAGGCATTGGCTAGTGCATGTGTCTATGTGCTTGTGTGTATCTCTAAATTAAGATGTCATATCAGACAACAATTACCTGTGAAGAAACTTGGGTTCTGATATTTTACGTTTGGCCTGACTTGATATGGGTAAGTATAGATCAATTTGGgccataaattttattttaattgattatatgTTTTGAGGTAACTTAATTGGGATGCTGTCAATGTCTACTTGTTCCCATGTTCAATTTCCCCAAAAAGACATATTTACTAACAAAACTTGATGTGAATTCCAAGATACACTTTGAAAGAAATACCCTGCCAATAATTCCTTGTTCTTCATGTCTTAACTATCATTattatccttatttttcatggaatatactttcttttattgcCTTTGATCATTTTCTTGTGATCTCAAAGTTCCTCTCAATCTCATACGTGCACTGGCTGTACAAATCATGCTAGTACCCATTCTTTCATCCTCTAGATAGATTGTTGATTTcacttttttcaaaacaataaccTCAATATGAATGTTGTTTGGCTTTCTGCTGGCAAAAATATGACAGCATAGTTTTAGTGACACACttgtttttacttttgcaTGAGAGTTGCAGCTCCTTCCTTTGAATGAGAATGAGGGCTTAGCTGAGAACATTCAACACTTTCTGAAAATTGCTATGCTGTTTTTCATTACTATTTGACTAAATGTAACTCTAAGATGTGGTAGAGTCATCAAAGAGACTGTTGGTGCAATCTCAAGAAATACTAAAATATGTGGCAAgttgtcatttttttattgtgggTGAAAGGCGATTCAAACCCACTCCTTGAACAGGAAAACACATGCACCTACCAAAGCCAAATGCTCAGGTGCATTTACCAAATGTTTTGAAAACCATATTTTTGCCAAAgctctattttattttcttctattcctattttagttattagccATGCTAACAATCTTGACCCCCCATATTTTGCATTCAACAATGGCACTGCAAGGATTTTGATAAGGGGATATTTGAACACATAGAATTAGCTCCTGAAAGGTGGTAGGATCAAACATTAAGCTTAATCTTTGTCATGTGACCTATGTCTAAGGTGAGTGAGTTCTCTTCAATCTTTTAAGGGATGATGAAGCTTTATCAATTCTCCTTGCAATGTATTGCATTGTCATGATTGTAATAAATGTATTCTTGACAAACTAAAGTACTTGTTACATTGTTATTGAGTCATGTTCTATGTATTAGTTTATCAGACATTTAGGTCCTTCATTTGGTGGAATGTGTAAGCCACCTCCTTATTGGGTCAATTCCTGCCATAACTTATTAACTAacttttggttttgatttgcTCTGAGACTCTCTTAgatttttttgtcaaatcagAAATTATCCCCATCTTAATTTATCTATCACTATAAGTGCATCCTTTTTTTCCCTATTCattaaatcatttatatttgttttccAACTTACCTTCCTGACGTAGCAAGTTAGCGTGAAAACAAGGGCTTACACTTGATAgaacttttaaaattgataaccAAGTTTCAAACACAGAAACTTACACtcaaaatttgagagaaatataatgtcattcaataatttaaaaaaattagttatcTAACAATTAAGCCTAAAGGTGCTATTTATAATTGTCTACTCCTACTTAACCTAAACTTGGAAtgcaagtaaaataaattaaaataagaaaatattctaCCTTAGACTGCCTTGGAGtacaaaaaaagtaaattcCTAAACCCATATTTACTTGTCATCCtagtaaaacaaaataaaaagataatctATTATACCTATAATTCCTATGTAAGATTCATAACTAAACAAggaaaacattaaaattatgaatatgcACATTTAtggtttttgggtttttttcttAGCTTCTAACACCTAACTTGCTCTAAGAAATTATCTGTTAGACGTTCTACGTCACTTTTTCATGTCAGAGGAGACTACTTTAATGCTTGCACATATTAACTTACTTGCTTTTGTTACACATGCACTTCTTTACTCCCCATCGAAATCCATTGGGAACCGTATCATTTTGCCTCCATTCTGTTATATTGCATCTAATACCTCACCGTCATGAAATGAAGGTGCAAGAAACAATTATCAATCATCTTTTTTCTCTCACAAATGATGTCACTTGTAAGTAACAACAGCCCTTTTATAGACTGAAGCAAAATCTTGAGATTCAGTTTAGTGTTAAGCTTTTAGGAATTCATGCCCTCtgaaaaaatgtaatat
This window encodes:
- the LOC18603806 gene encoding uncharacterized protein LOC18603806; the protein is MADSEKLTALKKAYAEIILNTAKEAAARIMVSERKALRYQQELFAAKDEALRMLLRLKQMLDAKVNEAEMISLNQQKRIEELEAQLGEAEDIVRDLRTELREAQDELEKLTKDRVQCLGKQKSKYDLAASVEISQENGINNFGSARSSSPDAENDFVTVSDIKNSVLNGTYVGNKCSCTDNCYVCNPDFASIVMRRKEPDLYRNGCTQRIRALERICAKNEKTREGEESRDMHTKLSLRADMRRPEEKTDELKVMQSDAYNIIQVLPLSPFHRKRKRAARYKKNKVPSSMNISDQVVATCQESDIFCSESFSLAVADNAQSGENSRIFEHDAQKGLHSPSIPRSPSDAAKGITQSRHEDVGKDDVEFVKACDFQNDKNNDKLLTDKKELTRQESGSANNSGVPSCKMELEMVGMSAVNLDVKVSEITEGSSTQPVNNKFLMYTFKRKRKKELMSSPDRDSSLDDGISPRNTEEKQNGLLDAEKSTLLTESSRDSRRLAQVAHQLISLSEKKWLL